A stretch of the Neodiprion lecontei isolate iyNeoLeco1 chromosome 4, iyNeoLeco1.1, whole genome shotgun sequence genome encodes the following:
- the LOC107225656 gene encoding protocadherin-like wing polarity protein stan isoform X2: protein MARAIWILLCLLGLWPLAEGYLAVLSSSLEPGTVVFEAGVPQLGGKRKYEASVDRTAWFARKLLKVHPHTGRVTLAKTLSCEGLQYPRLFTFYIDSTSSRLGRPTIDYYSLPLRVLITGCGGENQDLAATKGWMPETLASYAMPSNDRFTEVCLRASQLVAALSDFLPLTAIKECETKWGGVGDPRFLVEGAAGDLVSAAEQCLVDPLWKISVSMRLKCGSPHLADAEHRLKVVFHHQQLDDSDLGRRVRRELRNQSPYFEQPLYLANVDEEKDPGLNVAVVRARDPEGGAVRYSMNSLIDSRTQALFLLDAATGRVTTRARLDRESGNVHYLKIFAVDDSFPPRTGTTTLQVNVLDTNDHAPVFELNEYEASVREGVPVGTTVVVVKATDQDDGRNAEVEYSIVSTSGGGTTSLSEDSSTFRIDPRSGVVTTRSGLDRERTEVYTVIIQATDLAMPLTDRKTASASLVVHVQDDNDNYPQFSERTYTALIPEDLDYTTSPVVAHIRATDSDAGVNAAVRYSIMGGNTQNTFSIDSLSGDVILIKPLDYETMKNYRVVIRAQDGGTPTRGNTTQFIVSVKDVNDNAPRFYTSLFQESVSESVPIGYSVVKVQAYDADEGLNAQIKYSIGPRDFSGTSTENFPIAVNPETGWIYTTMQLDREQCSKYQFIVIATDSGEPARSASASVVLTIIDINDNDPVFEPKNYESVIAEDDSPGTPVASVTATDPDEDSRIHYEITAGNTRGRFSITSHNGRGLITIAQPLDYKQEKRFVLTVTASDSGGRTDTALVYVNISDANNFAPVFENAPYGASVFEDASIGTTVLVVSATDSDVGQNAQITYSLGSEAGEPEASKFTINPQTGAITTTQALDRETLSGYLLTVIARDGGVPPLSDTTGVDISVMDVNDNAPVFDAPQYQGSVPEDVLVGTSVLRIAATDADIGRNGKVSYAFQDDGDGSFAIDPSSGVVRTAKPLDRESVARYSLEAIAVDTGSPCLSSVVPIVVKIEDVNDSPPVFESDKITLYIQENSPIGSTVGEIYAHDPDEGPNAVVQYSIIGGEDANSFTLNIRPGADRTELITLEELDYESHKKKFELVVRAASPPLRSDALVQVMVTDINDNAPVLKDFQILFNNFKDFFPSGPIGKIPAFDADVTDKLTHSILSGNNANLITLNKSSGEISLSPQLNTNVPRVATMEVSVTDGVNEAKATMTLSVRLITDTMLFNSITVRLDEMTVEAFLSPLLGYFLDGLAAIIPCPRENIYLFNVQEDTDVRGKILNVSFSARKAEPGSTDEFYSPQFLQERVYLNRGILARLATVTVLPFDDNLCVREPCLNFEDCVTVLKFGNASGFASSDTVLFRPIYPVTTFSCKCPTGFTGSREAYLCDTEVNLCYSNPCENGGTCRRREGGYTCSCADGFIGSNCEINLNEDSCLPTLCKGSSQCLTKANGGFICEGCPVSVLENATPLCELKARSFGPATFLTFPSLKQRHRMHLKLRFATEASQGLLLYNGRYNEKHDFIALEVIDSQVQFSFSLGDEISRASASVVGGVSDGQWHTVEVSYWNKTVTISLDECDVALALKNGSNLGKKWSCAGRGEQILEYRCTLVTETCHRFLDLTGPLQVGGLPAIPSSFQIRNKDFVGCISDLYIDHRFIDLNSFVADNGTTAGCPEKRAFCASMPCKHNGKCREVWSGYICECEEGFSGPQCTEEIGKPWRFQSDGLLSFNPLLRPIQLPWLTALSLRTRESQAFVISIQIGQNSSVMLSIKDGRIDASLDGISIIQASTNIADGEWHRVEIAWQSGQVSIDMDYRNRPINSLLPAKLQGLYIGRILVGGPDQTTNTELPFFNGCIQDIRIGSNQSMLQRPTVQENVGSGCIAEGECSIDCPETSTCVAQWESNECVCILGHAGPNCTPVCELNPCSEGGFCLENVEERKGYKCNCESEEYSGEYCEVRTDQPCPATWWGSPVCGPCHCDETRGYNPACNKTTGECYCKENHYQPPGETECTPCECYAVGSFGPRCDTETGQCRCRTGVIGRTCTACPNPYAEVTRRGCEVIYDGCPRSYSEGLWWPRTKFGVTAVEDCPGTAEGRSSRSCDDTLGGWQPPDLFNCTSEAFVELRHQLAAIETDGLSLNTYVAIKMAADLHRATNITKAMFGADILVAESLLVALLNYEENLSGLNLTHSQDKDYISHLVGISGAILEAKHLENWGRIESLTGDSPDKILEAISKYLKTLTASQHDTFTSPFEVVDPNVVLGLDIVTSESLFGYEAADYKEDPTQSTARPGGADQKVVLPDTTSFLSSLTHLGPSVSFPKYNNYMQDPKKFDPYSKIQVPLNLLGIKPPNHGELNVKNSLSTGKAVISYVQYREMGALLPQRFDDSVAMRWGVEIAVGSPVVTVSILVPSANGHESLTGIPLQSPVQIRLWLSEDDGFKTRTNPQCVHWSTARGIGEWSRMGCTTEIDDTMLTPGSIINCSCLHLATFALLTDVLDLEYVPEPSLLEDVTSYSAFVLALPLLLSTLLILALIRGGGTNSNSIHKNLVLCVFIAELLYLIALKARNPLVTNEFPCKLTAISLHYAWLSTFAWTLVDSVHLYRMLTEMRDVNHGQMRFYYTMGYGLPAVIVGLTVGVRADQYGNFYFCWLSIYEPVIWALIGPVCAAVIINLCILVMSVRAAFTLKEHIMGFGNLRTLLWLSIASLPLLGTVWSLAVLSASEQSPTLSYLLSIAILTHAAFSLIGYCFINGRVRRNLYLSLLHCFGKKSPLLEGSIGNGSSSQNVNGHSRSALAYSSAYSGAESTCRRVHVGVSTSSTTSRSTNKTGSSPYRSDTHLRHTSTSTSNYNSDRDPYLSSRSHQSALHARQDPPETRRHRRDSESDSDGSQADGGGPSLDLASSHSSDDEDVTSRSHKDMGVSTQQSIAHSYLPNIHNNPTSDHLNILCSNSELFPNIKPIYAPRWSSQLPEAYLPSNVDARGSQWSGGTISDNEMASNKTSSPNPLPYPDMNSPQKNHPDENYSEGEEKLHHIGEKYLFPYTAEEDHTISPTPYMLPMSSRILASSLSHHSQNSNHDNLSGSERYGSLKRGQSLHGSQHDNLSSSERYGSLKRGKITPSVLETPEYILPMSGRILSSSLTHDLQHSNELAALRQQQQYEQTITETDEEEGY, encoded by the exons ATGGCAAGAGCAATATGGATACTTCTGTGCCTTCTTGGTCTATGGCCACTCGCGGAAGGCTACTTGGCGGTATTGTCGTCGAGTTTAGAACCTGGAACCGTAGTATTCGAGGCCGGAGTGCCTCAGCTCGGAGGTAAGCGTAAGTACGAAGCATCGGTGGACAGGACAGCATGGTTCGCGAGGAAGCTGCTGAAGGTGCATCCGCACACGGGTCGAGTAACGCTGGCGAAGACTCTGAGCTGTGAGGGCCTCCAATACCCGCGACTCTTCACCTTTTACATAGACTCAACGAGTTCAAGACTGGGCCGACCGACCATAGATTATTATAGTCTACCCTTAAGAGTATTAATCACGGGATGCGGCGGGGAGAATCAAGACTTAGCTGCGACCAAAGGTTGGATGCCGGAGACTCTTGCTTCCTACGCGATGCCGAGCAACGACAGATTCACCGAGGTCTGTCTCAGGGCCTCGCAGCTCGTTGCAGCCCTCAGCGACTTCCTGCCCTTGACCGCCATCAAGGAGTGCGAGACCAAGTGGGGCGGCGTCGGGGACCCAAGGTTTCTGGTCGAGGGTGCGGCCGGCGACCTGGTATCGGCCGCTGAGCAATGCCTGGTCGATCCTCTCTGGAAGATATCGGTCTCCATGAGGCTCAAGTGCGGTTCGCCTCATCTGGCCGACGCGGAGCACAGACTGAAGGTAGTGTTCCACCACCAGCAGCTCGACGACTCGGACCTCGGCCGCAGGGTGCGAAGGGAGTTGCGGAACCAGTCGCCCTATTTCGAGCAGCCCCTGTACCTAGCCAACGTCGACGAGGAGAAGGACCCGGGGCTGAACGTCGCCGTAGTCAGAGCCCGTGACCCCGAGGGCGGGGCGGTTCGGTACTCGATGAATTCGCTCATAGACTCGAGGACGCAGGCGCTCTTCTTGCTCGACGCAGCGACGGGCCGAGTGACGACGAGGGCAAGGTTGGACAGGGAGAGCGGCAACGTGCACTACCTCAAGATATTTGCCGTCGATGATTCCTTTCCACCTAGAACTGGGACCACGACTTTGCAGGTCAATGTCCTCGACACCAACGATCACGCCCCGGTTTTCGAGCTGAACGAGTACGAGGCCTCCGTCAGGGAGGGAGTCCCCGTCGGCACCACCGTCGTCGTTGTCAAAGCGACGGACCAGGACGACGGGAGGAACGCCGAGGTCGAGTATTCGATCGTATCCACTAGCGGGGGTGGCACCACCAGCCTTTCCGAAGACTCGTCGACCTTCAGGATCGACCCAAGATCCGGCGTCGttaccaccaggagtggactGGACCGCGAACGAACCGAGGTCTACACCGTCATCATACAGGCCACCGACCTCGCCATGCCACTGACGGACCGTAAAACCGCCTCCGCGAGCCTCGTGGTTCACGTTCAAGACGACAACGACAATTACCCGCAATTCTCCGAGCGAACTTACACGGCGCTTATCCCCGAGGATCTTGACTATACTACGAGTCCTGTGGTAGCGCATATTCGCGCCACGGACTCGGACGCGGGAGTCAACGCTGCGGTGAGGTACTCCATCATGGGCGGGAACACGCAGAACACGTTTTCGATCGACTCGTTGAGCGGCGACGTGATCCTGATCAAGCCACTGGACTATGAGACTATGAAAAATTACCGCGTTGTTATCCGCGCCCAGGACGGCGGGACTCCGACCAGGGGAAACACGACGCAGTTCATCGTCTCTGTCAAGGACGTCAACGACAACGCGCCCAGATTCTACACGAGCCTGTTTCAGGAGTCCGTGTCCGAGTCGGTGCCGATCGGTTATTCCGTGGTCAAGGTCCAAGCCTACGACGCGGACGAGGGACTCAACGCTCAGATAAAGTACTCCATCGGGCCCCGCGACTTCTCCGGCACGTCGACGGAGAACTTTCCGATAGCTGTGAACCCGGAGACCGGGTGGATATATACTACGATGCAGCTGGACCGGGAACAGTGCTCCAAGTATCAGTTCATCGTTATAGCAACCGATTCCGGCGAGCCGGCTAGATCCGCGAGCGCCTCCGTCGTCCTCACGATAATTGACATAAACGACAACGACCCTGTTTTTGAACCAAAGAACTACGAGTCCGTTATCGCTGAGGACGACTCGCCGGGAACACCGGTAGCATCGGTAACCGCTACCGATCCTGACGAAGATTCGAGGATCCACTACGAGATCACGGCCGGCAATACGAGGGGTCGCTTTTCTATAACTTCGCATAACGGTCGGGGCCTTATCACCATAGCTCAACCGCTTGACTACAAGCAGGAAAAAAGGTTCGTTTTGACGGTAACTGCCTCCGATTCGGGCGGTCGGACCGACACGGCTCTCGTATACGTCAACATATCCGATGCTAACAACTTCGCACCGGTTTTCGAGAACGCCCCATACGGCGCTTCCGTCTTCGAGGACGCCTCCATTGGCACGACGGTTCTAGTTGTCAGCGCAACCGACTCCGACGTCGGACAAAACGCTCAGATAACTTACAGCCTGGGCAGCGAAGCCGGGGAACCAGAGGCGTCCAAGTTCACGATCAATCCTCAGACCGGTGCAATCACCACGACCCAAGCCCTGGATCGAGAAACGCTCTCCGGATACCTTTTGACCGTCATCGCAAGAGACGGCGGCGTTCCGCCGCTCTCAGACACGACTGGCGTCGACATATCGGTCATGGACGTCAACGACAACGCGCCGGTTTTTGACGCCCCGCAGTACCAGGGCTCGGTTCCGGAGGACGTTTTAGTCGGTACCAGCGTTCTCCGGATAGCTGCTACCGACGCAGACATCGGTCGAAACGGAAAGGTTAGCTATGCTTTTCAGGACGATGGTGACGGCTCCTTCGCCATTGACCCCTCCTCCGGTGTCGTCCGAACTGCCAAACCGTTGGACCGGGAATCCGTCGCGCGTTACTCTCTGGAAGCCATAGCCGTCGACACAGGATCGCCGTGCCTCTCTTCCGTCGTACCGATCGTGGTGAAAATCGAAGACGTCAACGACTCTCCGCCGGTGTTCGAGAGCGACAAGATCACGCTTTACATTCAGGAAAACTCCCCGATCGGTTCTACCGTGGGTGAAATATACGCCCACGATCCTGACGAGGGACCCAACGCTGTTGTTCAGTATTCGATTATCGGCGGTGAGGATGCAAACAGCTTTACTCTAAATATTCGACCGGGTGCCGATCGAACCGAGCTGATCACGCTCGAGGAACTAGACTATGAATCTCACAAGAAAAAGTTTGAGCTTGTCGTTCGCGCCGCCTCTCCACCCCTGAGATCCGACGCCCTGGTGCAGGTGATGGTGACCGACATCAACGACAACGCCCCGGTCCTCAAGGATTTTCAAATActattcaacaatttcaaggACTTCTTTCCATCCGGTCCTATCGGCAAAATTCCCGCCTTCGACGCTGATGTTACTGACAAACTAACGCACAGCATATTGTCCGGGAACAATGCCAATTTGATTACGCTGAATAAAAGCTCCGGCGAGATATCGCTGTCTCCTCAGTTGAACACCAATGTGCCTAGAGTTGCAACTATGGAAGTCTCGGTCACGGATGGAGTTAACGAGGCCAAGGCAACGATGACGCTTTCCGTGCGACTGATAACCGACACGATGCTGTTCAATTCCATAACCGTCAGACTGGACGAAATGACCGTCGAGGCTTTCCTTAGTCCTTTGCTCGGATACTTCCTCGATGGTCTTGCTGCGATCATACCATGTCCCCGTGAAAATATATACCTCTTTAACGTCCAGGAGGACACGGACGTACGCGGCAAGATACTGAACGTTAGTTTTTCAGCCCGTAAAGCGGAACCGGGATCCACCGACGAGTTCTACAGTCCCCAATTCCTTCAGGAAAGAGTTTACTTAAACCGGGGAATTCTGGCGAGACTCGCAACCGTCACGGTCTTACCATTCGACGATAACCTTTGCGTGAGGGAGCCTTGCCTCAATTTTGAGGACTGCGTCACGGTGTTGAAGTTCGGCAACGCCTCCGGATTCGCTAGCAGCGACACAGTTCTATTCAGACCGATTTATCCGGTGACGACATTCTCCTGTAAATGTCCAACGGGTTTTACCGGTAGTCGAGAAGCTTACTTGTGCGATACCGAGGTCAACTTGTGCTATTCGAACCCCTGTGAAAACGGCGGTACTTGCCGACGGCGCGAAGGTGGTTACACCTGCAGCTGCGCGGACGGTTTCATCGGAAGTAACTGCGAGATCAATTTGAACGAAGACAGTTGTCTACCCACCCTGTGCAAAGGAAGTTCCCAATGTCTGACGAAAGCAAACGGTGGATTCATTTGTGAAGGCTGTCCAGTATCCGTATTGGAGAACGCAACACCCCTCTGCGAGCTGAAAGCACGGAGTTTTGGACCCGCTACTTTCCTGACGTTTCCATCCCTGAAACAACGGCACAGAATGCACCTGAAACTCCGGTTCGCTACGGAAGCGTCGCAAGGCTTGCTTCTCTATAACGGACGCTACAACGAAAAGCACGATTTCATCGCTCTCGAAGTGATTGACTCGCAAGTTCAGTTCAGCTTTTCACTAGGTGACGAGATCAGCAGAGCGTCGGCCAGTGTGGTCGGCGGTGTGTCGGACGGCCAGTGGCACACCGTGGAAGTTTCCTATTGGAATAAAACCGTGACGATATCGCTGGACGAATGCGACGTGGCTCTGGCTCTGAAGAACGGTTCGAACCTTGGTAAAAAATGGTCGTGTGCAGGAAGAGGGGAGCAGATACTCGAGTACCGATGCACCCTGGTTACCGAGACCTGTCATCGGTTCTTGGACCTGACGGGACCCCTGCAGGTCGGCGGTCTGCCGGCGATACCATCGAGTTTTCAAATCCGTAACAAGGACTTCGTCGGATGCATAAGCGATCTGTACATTGATCACCGATTCATCGACCTCAACTCGTTCGTCGCCGACAACGGTACCACTGCTGGCTGTCCCGAGAAGAGAGCGTTCTGCGCTTCGATGCCCTGCAAACACAATGGCAAGTGCAGAGAGGTATGGTCCGGCTACATTTGCGAGTGCGAAGAGGGCTTCTCGGGCCCTCAATGCACCGAGGAAATCGGCAAGCCCTGGAGGTTCCAGTCCGACGGTCTCCTCAGCTTCAATCCGCTGCTCAGACCCATACAGCTACCTTGGTTGACCGCGCTGAGTCTGAGAACACGAGAAAGTCAGGCGTTCGTAATTAGCATACAAATTGGTCAGAATAGTTCGGTGATGCTGAGCATAAAGGACGGTAGAATCGATGCATCGTTGGACGGCATAAGCATCATTCAAGCATCTACCAATATCGCGGACGGCGAGTGGCACCGCGTTGAGATCGCTTGGCAAAGTGGTCAAGTCTCGATCGACATGGACTACAGAAACAGACCGATCAACTCGTTACTACCAGCGAAGCTGCAGGGCCTCTACATCGGGCGAATACTCGTCGGAGGTCCGGACCAGACAACCAATACCGAGCTACCGTTTTTCAACGGGTGCATTCAGGACATCAGGATAGGATCCAATCAAAGCATGCTCCAACGACCCACGGTTCAGGAGAACGTCGGATCTGGGTGCATTGCGGAGGGTGAGTGCAGCATCGACTGTCCCGAAACATCGACCTGCGTAGCTCAGTGGGAGTCCAACGAGTGCGTCTGTATTCTCGGCCACGCCGGTCCCAACTGCACTCCTGTCTGCGAACTGAACCCCTGCAGCGAGGGGGGCTTCTGCCTCGAAAACGTCGAGGAACGGAAGGGGTACAAATGCAATTGCGAGTCGGAGGAGTACTCTGGTGAGTATTGCGAAGTCAGGACGGATCAACCGTGTCCAGCCACCTGGTGGGGTAGTCCGGTGTGCGGTCCGTGTCACTGCGACGAGACAAGGGGCTACAATCCGGCCTGCAATAAGACGACGGGCGAATGCTACTGCAAGGAGAACCATTATCAACCACCTGGTGAGACGGAGTGCACACCGTGCGAGTGCTACGCCGTTGGGAGCTTCGGTCCCAGGTGTGACACGGAAACGGGACAGTGTAGGTGTCGCACAGGAGTGATCGGCAGGACCTGCACCGCTTGTCCGAATCCTTACGCGGAGGTGACGCGTCGCGGGTGCGAAGTCATCTACGACGGATGCCCCAGGTCCTATTCCGAGGGTCTGTGGTGGCCTAGAACTAAATTCGGCGTTACTGCGGTAGAGGATTGTCCCGGAACCGCGGAAGGAAGGTCGTCCAGGTCCTGCGACGACACTCTTGGCGGCTGGCAGCCACCGGACTTGTTCAATTGCACCTCGGAAGCCTTTGTGGAGCTCAGACATCAGTTGGCGGCTATTGAGACTGACGGACTCTCGCTCAATACTTACGTTGCTATTAAAATGGCAGCCGATTTGCACAGGGCGACTAATATCACCAAAGCCATGTTCGGCGCGGATATTTTAGTCGCCGAATCGCTGCTTGTCGCGTTGCTTAATTACGAAGAAAATCTTTCCGGATTGAACCTGACGCACAGCCAGGACAAGGACTATATATCACATCTTGTCGGGATTTCCGGGGCTATTCTTGAAGCTAAACACTTGGAAAATTGGGGCAGAATTGAGTCGCTAACTGGAGACAGTCCTGACAAGATCTTGGAGGCTATTAGCAAATATTTAAAGACTCTGACGGCCTCTCAGCACGACACTTTCACGAGTCCGTTTGAAGTGGTCGATCCTAACGTCG TACTGGGTTTGGATATCGTAACTTCGGAAAGCCTGTTTGGCTATGAAGCAGCAGATTACAAAGAGGACCCCACCCAATCAACGGCGCGACCAGGCGGAGCCGATCAAAAAGTAGTTTTACCTGATACCACCAGCTTTTTGAGCTCGTTGACACACTTAGGACCTTCAGTCAGTTTCCCAAAATACAACAATTACATGCAAGATCCCAAAAAATTCGATCCGTATTCTAAAATTCAAGTGCCATTAAATTTGCTTGGGATTAAACCACCTAATCATGGTGAATTGAATGTCAAGAACAGCCTGAGCACAGGAAAAGCTGTCATAAGCTATGTCCAATATCGAGAAATGGGCGCACTATTGCCTCAAAG ATTCGATGATTCGGTAGCAATGAGATGGGGCGTAGAAATAGCAGTCGGATCCCCAGTCGTAACAGTATCAATCCTGGTTCCGAGCGCAAATGGGCATGAGTCGTTAACTGGAATTCCACTGCAGTCTCCCGTTCAAATCCGGCTTTGGCTCAGCGAAGATGATGGCTTTAAAACGAGAACCAATCCCCAATGTGTTCACTGGAGTACAGCGAGAGG AATCGGAGAATGGAGTCGAATGGGTTGCACAACCGAAATTGACGACACCATGCTGACGCCTGGTTCCATAATAAACTGTTCGTGCTTACACCTGGCAACGTTTGCACTCTTGACCGATGTTCTAGATCTTGAATATGTACCTGAACCGTCTCTGTTGGAGGACGTGACAAGTTACAGCGCCTTTGTTCTTGCGCTACCGCTTTTGCTGTCCACGTTGCTAATTCTCGCTCTGATACGTGGAGGTGGTACCAATTCGAACAGTATACACAAAAATCTCGTCCTATGTGTATTCATAGCTGAACTGCTATACCTGATTGCGTTAAAAGCTAGAAATCCATTGGTTACAAACGAATTCCCCTGCAAGTTGACTGCTATCAGTCTACATTACGCCTGGCTCAGCACCTTTGCTTGGACTTTGGTCGACTCAGTACATCTCTATAGAATGTTAACCGAAATGCGCGACGTAAACCATGGGCAAATGAGATTTTATTACACAATGGGGTATGGGCTACCGGCTGTTATTGTCGGACTCACTGTCGGCGTACGAGCTGATCAATACGGAAACTTTTATTT TTGCTGGCTATCCATCTACGAGCCTGTTATTTGGGCTTTAATAGGACCGGTCTGTGCCGCTGTTATAATAAACCTTTGCATTCTTGTAATGTCAGTTCGTGCTGCGTTCACATTGAAAGAACATATCATGGGTTTTGGAAATCTCAGGACGCTGCTGTGGCTGTCAATCGCATCGCTACCATTACTTGGGACCGTTTGGTCTCTGGCAGTACTCAGTGCTTCGGAGCAATCGCCAACTTTGTCTTACTTACTGAGTATCGCTATCCTGACTCATGCCGCTTTTAGTCTGATCGGATACTGTTTCATCAATGGAAGAGTTAGGCGGAACTTATATCTCAGTTTATTGCATtgctttggaaaaaaatcgccCCTCCTAGAAGGAAGCATTGGAAACGGAAGTAGCAGCCAAAATGTGAATGGACATTCG CGATCAGCACTGGCATACTCGTCGGCCTATAGCGGAGCAGAATCAACGTGTCGGAGAGTTCACGTTGGCGTATCAACAAGCAGTACCACGTCGCGAAGTACAAATAAGACTGGTTCAAGTCCATATCGAAGTGATACACATCTTAGACACACATCGACATCGACAAGCAACTATAACAGCGATAGAGATCCTTATCTTTCGTCCAGAAGTCATCAATCTGCTCTGCATGCCAGACAAG ATCCACCCGAGACTCGTAGACATCGCAGAGACTCTGAATCCGATTCGGATGGTTCGCAAGCTGATGGGGGAGGTCCTAGTCTGGACTTGGCTAGTTCGCATAGTAGTGACGATGAAGATGTCACGTCTAGATCTCACAAGGATATGGGTGTTTCAACTCAGCAGTCGATAGCGCATAGTTATTTACCCAACATCCATAACAACCCGACCTCAGATCATTTGAATATTCTCTGTTCAAATTCTGAACTTTTCCCAAACAtcaaaccaatctatgcacCCAGATGGAGCTCGCAACTGCCGGAAGCTTATTTGCCGTCTAATG TCGATGCACGTGGGAGTCAATGGTCAGGAGGCACGATATCGGACAATGAAATGGCCTCGAACAAAACTTCGAGTCCCAATCCGTTGCCGTATCCAGATATGAATTCACCGCAGAAGAACCATCCAGATGAAAATTACTCTGAGGGGGAAGAAAAACTTCACCatattggtgaaaaatatctttttccGTACACGGCGGAAGAAGACCATACCATCTCACCAACGCCTTACATGTTGCCCATGTCGTCGAGGATTCTCGCATCAAGCCTCAGTCATCATTCGCAGAATTCAAATCACGACAACTTGAGTGGATCGGAGAGGTATGGTAGCTTGAAGAGAGGACAAAGCTTGCACGGCTCGCAGCACGACAATTTAAGTAGCTCAGAGCGGTACGGCAGTCTGAAAAGAGGAAAGATTACTCCTAGTGTTCTGGAAACACCCGAATATATTTTACCGATGAGTGGAAGAATTTTGTCTAGCTCATTGACACACGACTTACAGCATAGCAACGAATTAGCCGCGCTaagacaacaacaacaatatgAACAAACTATTACAGAGACCGA TGAGGAG GAAGGATACTAA